The following proteins are co-located in the Candidatus Nitrotoga sp. AM1P genome:
- a CDS encoding IS630 family transposase, which translates to MRQGWAKNEPIRLMFQDEARFGRINDVRRCWAPKPVRPLCQAMLTHEYTYAYAAVEAKSGELDSLILPYVNTDCMQLFLDEVGARHPSDKIVMVLDGAGWHASRLLKPPQNMKLLPLPPYAPELNPVEHVWDELREKRFHHRVFDSLDALEDQLEVALHTFENNAPMVKSIVAWEWIINALLN; encoded by the coding sequence ATCCGTCAGGGCTGGGCCAAAAACGAACCGATCCGACTGATGTTTCAGGATGAGGCGCGTTTTGGGCGCATCAACGACGTGCGTCGGTGTTGGGCTCCCAAGCCCGTACGACCACTATGCCAAGCGATGCTGACCCACGAGTACACCTACGCGTACGCGGCAGTGGAGGCCAAAAGTGGAGAGCTCGATTCTTTGATCTTGCCATACGTCAATACCGACTGCATGCAGCTGTTTCTCGATGAGGTGGGCGCGCGCCACCCCAGCGACAAAATCGTAATGGTGCTCGATGGCGCCGGCTGGCACGCCAGTCGGTTACTCAAACCACCACAGAACATGAAACTGTTACCTTTGCCACCTTATGCGCCTGAGCTCAACCCAGTCGAACATGTGTGGGATGAATTGCGTGAGAAGCGCTTCCATCACCGCGTCTTCGATAGTCTTGATGCACTGGAGGATCAGCTTGAAGTGGCCCTGCATACCTTCGAGAACAATGCGCCAATGGTCAAGTCCATTGTGGCTTGGGAATGGATTATTAATGCTTTATTGAATTAA
- a CDS encoding winged helix-turn-helix domain-containing protein, which yields MHRHNWRKLAPDKRHPQGNPVAQADWKKTPPNTRRNPSGLGQKRTDPTDVSG from the coding sequence CTGCATCGGCACAACTGGCGCAAACTCGCACCTGACAAAAGGCATCCGCAAGGCAATCCAGTAGCCCAGGCAGACTGGAAAAAAACTCCCCCAAACACTCGCCGAAATCCGTCAGGGCTGGGCCAAAAACGAACCGATCCGACTGATGTTTCAGGATGA
- a CDS encoding winged helix-turn-helix domain-containing protein has protein sequence MPLQYGMSLEQTAQAIGLSKGWACRLRNQFIEGGAVGNKGKSVRGGRHREHFTLEREAELLKPFLESARMGGILVVSQIKPQLEIALGRKMALSSVYK, from the coding sequence TTGCCCCTTCAATACGGCATGAGTCTGGAGCAAACAGCACAGGCCATCGGATTGTCCAAAGGTTGGGCGTGCCGTTTGCGCAACCAGTTCATTGAGGGCGGAGCCGTAGGCAATAAAGGCAAGTCGGTGCGCGGAGGGCGACACAGAGAGCACTTCACCCTTGAGCGCGAAGCCGAACTGCTCAAACCGTTCCTGGAGTCTGCCCGTATGGGCGGTATTTTGGTGGTCAGCCAGATCAAGCCCCAACTCGAAATAGCGCTGGGGCGGAAGATGGCGCTGTCATCGGTGTACAAATGA
- a CDS encoding type II toxin-antitoxin system RelE/ParE family toxin, with protein sequence MIKTFRHKGLQVFFETSSKAGIQPHHASKLKRQLIRLNAAKNPDYMNIPGWNLHSLTANFAGHYSVSVNGNWRMTFTFDGENAVLVDYQNYH encoded by the coding sequence ATGATTAAGACATTTCGACACAAAGGACTGCAAGTCTTTTTTGAGACTAGCAGTAAGGCAGGCATACAGCCGCATCATGCTTCGAAACTTAAGCGACAATTAATACGCCTTAACGCAGCGAAAAACCCCGACTACATGAACATACCGGGATGGAATCTGCACTCGTTAACGGCTAACTTTGCCGGACATTATTCAGTAAGCGTAAACGGTAACTGGCGTATGACCTTCACCTTTGACGGTGAGAATGCCGTGTTAGTTGACTATCAAAATTACCACTAG
- a CDS encoding HigA family addiction module antitoxin produces MSKMHTPPHPGATLREDVLPALGLTVTDAAKQLGVTRAALSRVLNEHAAISPEMALRLEGWLGLENGGHADAWIAQQTEYDLWQVRKAGMPKVQRAVLIAA; encoded by the coding sequence ATGAGCAAAATGCACACCCCCCCGCACCCTGGCGCAACCTTGCGTGAAGACGTATTGCCCGCATTAGGATTAACTGTTACCGATGCTGCAAAGCAACTAGGCGTTACCCGTGCGGCCCTGTCTCGTGTACTGAATGAGCACGCCGCAATCTCCCCAGAAATGGCACTACGCCTAGAAGGATGGCTAGGTTTGGAGAATGGCGGTCATGCTGATGCGTGGATTGCGCAGCAGACAGAATATGACTTATGGCAGGTACGCAAGGCAGGCATGCCCAAGGTGCAGCGCGCCGTATTGATCGCCGCCTGA